One part of the Sebastes fasciatus isolate fSebFas1 chromosome 8, fSebFas1.pri, whole genome shotgun sequence genome encodes these proteins:
- the LOC141773306 gene encoding NACHT, LRR and PYD domains-containing protein 3-like isoform X1, translated as MSDCVEEEEDRLKSLVSGRQSMKSDRSKGDPPVFSDEPGPSESKVQSRQRAESPVPSCLSMKSDWSMLEPLNFSNEPGPSESKEKKRSHASVEEPMSRSRTRPGPQTASQTRTRPGPQTASQTSTVQTDRGLQEVVDERKISLNRGLQEVVDEHKISLKERCERVTEGSDETGSGTLLNRIYTELYITEGQSEEVNTQHEVRQLETASKKKTLHDAPIKCHDIFKALPDQRGHIRVVLTNGVAGVGKTFSVQKFTLDWAEGLENQDVSLVVLLSFMALNLIRDKQYSLLMLLRVFHPTLQKVTAEKLAVCKVLFIFDGLDESRLSLDFKNKKVVSDVTQKSSVNVLLTNLIRGNLLPSALVWITSRPAAANQIPPACVDRVTEVRGFTDA; from the exons atgagtgactgtgtggaggaagaggaggacagactaaagtctctagtctctggccgtcagtctatgaagagtgatcgGTCTAAAGGTGATCCTCCAGTCTTCAGtgatgaacctggaccctcagagtcaaa agttcagtccagacagagagcagagtctccagtacccagctgtctgtctatgaagagtgactggtCCATGTTGGAACCTCtgaacttcagtaatgaacctggaccctcagagtcaaa agagaagaagaggagtcatgcttctgtggaggagccgatgtccagatccagaacaagacctggacctcagacagccagtcagaccagaacaagacctggacctcagacagccagtcagaccagcactgtacaaa cagatagaggtctgcaggaaGTTGTAGATGAACGTAAGATCAGTCTgaatagaggtctgcaggaggttgtagatgaacataagatcagtctgaaggagagatgtgaacgtgtgactgaaggaagtgatgaaacaggaagtggaaccctcctcaacaggatctacactgagctctacatcacagagggacagagtgaagaggttaatacccaacatgaggtgaggcagcttgagacagcttccaagaagaagacCCTCCATGATGCTCCAATTAAGTGCcacgacatctttaaagccttacctgaccaacggggacacatcagagtcgttctgacgaacggcgttgctggcgttggaaaaaccttctcagtgcagaaattcactctggactgggcagagggcttggaaaaccaagatgtcagtctggtggttctgctttcATTCATGGcgctgaacttgatcagagataagcagtacagtcttctcatgctgctccgtgttttccatccaacattacagaaggtcacagcagagaagctcgctgtctgtaaagttctgttcatctttgacggcctggatgaaagcagactttcactggatttcaagaacaagaaggttgtgtctgatgtcacccagaagtcatcagtcaacgtgctgttgacaaacctcatccgggggaatctgcttccctcagctctcgtctggataacttcccgacctgcagcggccaatcagatccctcctgcatgtgttgacagggtaacagaagtacgaggcttcactgacgcctag
- the LOC141773306 gene encoding NACHT, LRR and PYD domains-containing protein 3-like isoform X4, whose amino-acid sequence MSDCVEEEEDRLKSLVSGRQSMKSDRSKGDPPVFSDEPGPSESKEKKRSHASVEEPMSRSRTRPGPQTASQTRTRPGPQTASQTSTVQTDRGLQEVVDERKISLNRGLQEVVDEHKISLKERCERVTEGSDETGSGTLLNRIYTELYITEGQSEEVNTQHEVRQLETASKKKTLHDAPIKCHDIFKALPDQRGHIRVVLTNGVAGVGKTFSVQKFTLDWAEGLENQDVSLVVLLSFMALNLIRDKQYSLLMLLRVFHPTLQKVTAEKLAVCKVLFIFDGLDESRLSLDFKNKKVVSDVTQKSSVNVLLTNLIRGNLLPSALVWITSRPAAANQIPPACVDRVTEVRGFTDA is encoded by the exons atgagtgactgtgtggaggaagaggaggacagactaaagtctctagtctctggccgtcagtctatgaagagtgatcgGTCTAAAGGTGATCCTCCAGTCTTCAGtgatgaacctggaccctcagagtcaaa agagaagaagaggagtcatgcttctgtggaggagccgatgtccagatccagaacaagacctggacctcagacagccagtcagaccagaacaagacctggacctcagacagccagtcagaccagcactgtacaaa cagatagaggtctgcaggaaGTTGTAGATGAACGTAAGATCAGTCTgaatagaggtctgcaggaggttgtagatgaacataagatcagtctgaaggagagatgtgaacgtgtgactgaaggaagtgatgaaacaggaagtggaaccctcctcaacaggatctacactgagctctacatcacagagggacagagtgaagaggttaatacccaacatgaggtgaggcagcttgagacagcttccaagaagaagacCCTCCATGATGCTCCAATTAAGTGCcacgacatctttaaagccttacctgaccaacggggacacatcagagtcgttctgacgaacggcgttgctggcgttggaaaaaccttctcagtgcagaaattcactctggactgggcagagggcttggaaaaccaagatgtcagtctggtggttctgctttcATTCATGGcgctgaacttgatcagagataagcagtacagtcttctcatgctgctccgtgttttccatccaacattacagaaggtcacagcagagaagctcgctgtctgtaaagttctgttcatctttgacggcctggatgaaagcagactttcactggatttcaagaacaagaaggttgtgtctgatgtcacccagaagtcatcagtcaacgtgctgttgacaaacctcatccgggggaatctgcttccctcagctctcgtctggataacttcccgacctgcagcggccaatcagatccctcctgcatgtgttgacagggtaacagaagtacgaggcttcactgacgcctag
- the tmem81 gene encoding transmembrane protein 81 isoform X2: MLTHRRREPAAWNSGCHGNTQFKINLIIIITSFTSSFTEFEFSLAPTGPLNTEAAKHHTRWATVCGADLTSNFNMRQVTVHLLLLFLFLLLHPLTSEDLEENEDEEANECRVRKVNCVESWQCGLRTMTVTSGQKVEIDCLGEVMKEIGRFSWRVSWRYARGIISSDDSLFSQWEAPLLDRLILDPVREEDAGTYSCVVQDAAYRRMKMVYWGIRVLPVGILNLDYESSLAQWDSSGNQPNQSVSDQHDHWVAFLCTMLIVVSLVVVGAGLMLVPLLDSEDEEDQAV; encoded by the exons ATGTTGACCCACAGAAGGAGGGAACCTGCAGCCTGGAACTCTGGTTGTCACGGCAACACTCAgttcaaaataaatctgattatCATCATCACGTCTTTTACTTCAAGTTTTACAGAGTTTGAGTTCAGTTTGGCTCCAACAGGACCTTTAAACACCGAGGCAGCAAAGCATCATACAAGGTGGGCTACTGTATGTGGTGCAG ATCTGACGTCAAACTTTAATATGAGACAAGTGActgttcacctcctcctcctcttcctcttcctcctcctccatcctctgacCTCAGAAGACCTGGAGGAGAATGAAGATGAGGAGGCGAATGAA TGTCGTGTCCGTAAGGTGAACTGTGTGGAGTCGTGGCAGTGTGGACTCAGGACCATGACTGTGACTTCAGGACAGAAAGTGGAGATCGACTGTCTGGGAGAAGTCATGAAGGAGATTGGGAGGTTCTCCTGGAG GGTGTCGTGGCGTTACGCCCGAGGAATAATCAGCTCCGATGACTCTCTGTTTAGTCAGTGGGAAGCTCCTCTGCTGGACCGGCTGATTCTGGACCCCGTCAGGGAGGAGGACGCAG GTACGTATAGCTGCGTCGTGCAGGACGCCGCCTACCGCAGGATGAAGATGGTTTACTGGGGGATCCGGGTTTTGCCTGTCGGCATTCTCAATCTGGACTACGAAAGCTCTCTGGCCCAGTGGGACTCCAGTGGAAACCAGCCGAACCAGAGCGTGTCAGACCAGCATGACCACTGGGTGGCTTTTCTCTGCACC ATGCTGATCGTTGTGAGTCTGGTAGTGGTCGGTGCTGGACTGATGCTGGTTCCTCTACTGGACagtgaagatgaagaagatcaGGCAGTTTGA
- the tmem81 gene encoding transmembrane protein 81 isoform X1 produces MLTHRRREPAAWNSGCHGNTQFKINLIIIITSFTSSFTEFEFSLAPTGPLNTEAAKHHTRWATVCGADLTSNFNMRQVTVHLLLLFLFLLLHPLTSEDLEENEDEEANEVQVEVIVDSTPCSITCGLGVRTQTLCLMRDGNTAIEDDGRSTQGTEVSEECRVRKVNCVESWQCGLRTMTVTSGQKVEIDCLGEVMKEIGRFSWRVSWRYARGIISSDDSLFSQWEAPLLDRLILDPVREEDAGTYSCVVQDAAYRRMKMVYWGIRVLPVGILNLDYESSLAQWDSSGNQPNQSVSDQHDHWVAFLCTMLIVVSLVVVGAGLMLVPLLDSEDEEDQAV; encoded by the exons ATGTTGACCCACAGAAGGAGGGAACCTGCAGCCTGGAACTCTGGTTGTCACGGCAACACTCAgttcaaaataaatctgattatCATCATCACGTCTTTTACTTCAAGTTTTACAGAGTTTGAGTTCAGTTTGGCTCCAACAGGACCTTTAAACACCGAGGCAGCAAAGCATCATACAAGGTGGGCTACTGTATGTGGTGCAG ATCTGACGTCAAACTTTAATATGAGACAAGTGActgttcacctcctcctcctcttcctcttcctcctcctccatcctctgacCTCAGAAGACCTGGAGGAGAATGAAGATGAGGAGGCGAATGAAGTTCAGGTGGAGGTCATAGTTGACAGCACCCCCTGCAGCATCACCTGTGGGCTGGGGGTTAGAACTCAAACCCTGTGTTTAATGAGAGATGGAAATACGGCCATAGAGGACGATGGGAGGAGTACACAGGGAACAGAG GTGTCGGAGGAGTGTCGTGTCCGTAAGGTGAACTGTGTGGAGTCGTGGCAGTGTGGACTCAGGACCATGACTGTGACTTCAGGACAGAAAGTGGAGATCGACTGTCTGGGAGAAGTCATGAAGGAGATTGGGAGGTTCTCCTGGAG GGTGTCGTGGCGTTACGCCCGAGGAATAATCAGCTCCGATGACTCTCTGTTTAGTCAGTGGGAAGCTCCTCTGCTGGACCGGCTGATTCTGGACCCCGTCAGGGAGGAGGACGCAG GTACGTATAGCTGCGTCGTGCAGGACGCCGCCTACCGCAGGATGAAGATGGTTTACTGGGGGATCCGGGTTTTGCCTGTCGGCATTCTCAATCTGGACTACGAAAGCTCTCTGGCCCAGTGGGACTCCAGTGGAAACCAGCCGAACCAGAGCGTGTCAGACCAGCATGACCACTGGGTGGCTTTTCTCTGCACC ATGCTGATCGTTGTGAGTCTGGTAGTGGTCGGTGCTGGACTGATGCTGGTTCCTCTACTGGACagtgaagatgaagaagatcaGGCAGTTTGA
- the LOC141773306 gene encoding NACHT, LRR and PYD domains-containing protein 3-like isoform X3 gives MSDCVEEEEDRLKSLVSGRQSMKSDRSKGDPPVFSDEPGPSESKVQSRQRAESPVPSCLSMKSDWSMLEPLNFSNEPGPSESKEKKRSHASVEEPMSRSRTRPGPQTASQTRTRPGPQTASQTSTISLNRGLQEVVDEHKISLKERCERVTEGSDETGSGTLLNRIYTELYITEGQSEEVNTQHEVRQLETASKKKTLHDAPIKCHDIFKALPDQRGHIRVVLTNGVAGVGKTFSVQKFTLDWAEGLENQDVSLVVLLSFMALNLIRDKQYSLLMLLRVFHPTLQKVTAEKLAVCKVLFIFDGLDESRLSLDFKNKKVVSDVTQKSSVNVLLTNLIRGNLLPSALVWITSRPAAANQIPPACVDRVTEVRGFTDA, from the exons atgagtgactgtgtggaggaagaggaggacagactaaagtctctagtctctggccgtcagtctatgaagagtgatcgGTCTAAAGGTGATCCTCCAGTCTTCAGtgatgaacctggaccctcagagtcaaa agttcagtccagacagagagcagagtctccagtacccagctgtctgtctatgaagagtgactggtCCATGTTGGAACCTCtgaacttcagtaatgaacctggaccctcagagtcaaa agagaagaagaggagtcatgcttctgtggaggagccgatgtccagatccagaacaagacctggacctcagacagccagtcagaccagaacaagacctggacctcagacagccagtcagaccagcact ATCAGTCTgaatagaggtctgcaggaggttgtagatgaacataagatcagtctgaaggagagatgtgaacgtgtgactgaaggaagtgatgaaacaggaagtggaaccctcctcaacaggatctacactgagctctacatcacagagggacagagtgaagaggttaatacccaacatgaggtgaggcagcttgagacagcttccaagaagaagacCCTCCATGATGCTCCAATTAAGTGCcacgacatctttaaagccttacctgaccaacggggacacatcagagtcgttctgacgaacggcgttgctggcgttggaaaaaccttctcagtgcagaaattcactctggactgggcagagggcttggaaaaccaagatgtcagtctggtggttctgctttcATTCATGGcgctgaacttgatcagagataagcagtacagtcttctcatgctgctccgtgttttccatccaacattacagaaggtcacagcagagaagctcgctgtctgtaaagttctgttcatctttgacggcctggatgaaagcagactttcactggatttcaagaacaagaaggttgtgtctgatgtcacccagaagtcatcagtcaacgtgctgttgacaaacctcatccgggggaatctgcttccctcagctctcgtctggataacttcccgacctgcagcggccaatcagatccctcctgcatgtgttgacagggtaacagaagtacgaggcttcactgacgcctag
- the LOC141773306 gene encoding NACHT, LRR and PYD domains-containing protein 3-like isoform X2, whose translation MSDCVEEEEDRLKSLVSGRQSMKSDRSKGDPPVFSDEPGPSESKVQSRQRAESPVPSCLSMKSDWSMLEPLNFSNEPGPSESKEKKRSHASVEEPMSRSRTRPGPQTASQTRTRPGPQTASQTSTVQNRGLQEVVDERKISLNRGLQEVVDEHKISLKERCERVTEGSDETGSGTLLNRIYTELYITEGQSEEVNTQHEVRQLETASKKKTLHDAPIKCHDIFKALPDQRGHIRVVLTNGVAGVGKTFSVQKFTLDWAEGLENQDVSLVVLLSFMALNLIRDKQYSLLMLLRVFHPTLQKVTAEKLAVCKVLFIFDGLDESRLSLDFKNKKVVSDVTQKSSVNVLLTNLIRGNLLPSALVWITSRPAAANQIPPACVDRVTEVRGFTDA comes from the exons atgagtgactgtgtggaggaagaggaggacagactaaagtctctagtctctggccgtcagtctatgaagagtgatcgGTCTAAAGGTGATCCTCCAGTCTTCAGtgatgaacctggaccctcagagtcaaa agttcagtccagacagagagcagagtctccagtacccagctgtctgtctatgaagagtgactggtCCATGTTGGAACCTCtgaacttcagtaatgaacctggaccctcagagtcaaa agagaagaagaggagtcatgcttctgtggaggagccgatgtccagatccagaacaagacctggacctcagacagccagtcagaccagaacaagacctggacctcagacagccagtcagaccagcactgtacaaa atagaggtctgcaggaaGTTGTAGATGAACGTAAGATCAGTCTgaatagaggtctgcaggaggttgtagatgaacataagatcagtctgaaggagagatgtgaacgtgtgactgaaggaagtgatgaaacaggaagtggaaccctcctcaacaggatctacactgagctctacatcacagagggacagagtgaagaggttaatacccaacatgaggtgaggcagcttgagacagcttccaagaagaagacCCTCCATGATGCTCCAATTAAGTGCcacgacatctttaaagccttacctgaccaacggggacacatcagagtcgttctgacgaacggcgttgctggcgttggaaaaaccttctcagtgcagaaattcactctggactgggcagagggcttggaaaaccaagatgtcagtctggtggttctgctttcATTCATGGcgctgaacttgatcagagataagcagtacagtcttctcatgctgctccgtgttttccatccaacattacagaaggtcacagcagagaagctcgctgtctgtaaagttctgttcatctttgacggcctggatgaaagcagactttcactggatttcaagaacaagaaggttgtgtctgatgtcacccagaagtcatcagtcaacgtgctgttgacaaacctcatccgggggaatctgcttccctcagctctcgtctggataacttcccgacctgcagcggccaatcagatccctcctgcatgtgttgacagggtaacagaagtacgaggcttcactgacgcctag
- the tmem81 gene encoding transmembrane protein 81 isoform X3, which yields MRQVTVHLLLLFLFLLLHPLTSEDLEENEDEEANEVQVEVIVDSTPCSITCGLGVRTQTLCLMRDGNTAIEDDGRSTQGTEVSEECRVRKVNCVESWQCGLRTMTVTSGQKVEIDCLGEVMKEIGRFSWRVSWRYARGIISSDDSLFSQWEAPLLDRLILDPVREEDAGTYSCVVQDAAYRRMKMVYWGIRVLPVGILNLDYESSLAQWDSSGNQPNQSVSDQHDHWVAFLCTMLIVVSLVVVGAGLMLVPLLDSEDEEDQAV from the exons ATGAGACAAGTGActgttcacctcctcctcctcttcctcttcctcctcctccatcctctgacCTCAGAAGACCTGGAGGAGAATGAAGATGAGGAGGCGAATGAAGTTCAGGTGGAGGTCATAGTTGACAGCACCCCCTGCAGCATCACCTGTGGGCTGGGGGTTAGAACTCAAACCCTGTGTTTAATGAGAGATGGAAATACGGCCATAGAGGACGATGGGAGGAGTACACAGGGAACAGAG GTGTCGGAGGAGTGTCGTGTCCGTAAGGTGAACTGTGTGGAGTCGTGGCAGTGTGGACTCAGGACCATGACTGTGACTTCAGGACAGAAAGTGGAGATCGACTGTCTGGGAGAAGTCATGAAGGAGATTGGGAGGTTCTCCTGGAG GGTGTCGTGGCGTTACGCCCGAGGAATAATCAGCTCCGATGACTCTCTGTTTAGTCAGTGGGAAGCTCCTCTGCTGGACCGGCTGATTCTGGACCCCGTCAGGGAGGAGGACGCAG GTACGTATAGCTGCGTCGTGCAGGACGCCGCCTACCGCAGGATGAAGATGGTTTACTGGGGGATCCGGGTTTTGCCTGTCGGCATTCTCAATCTGGACTACGAAAGCTCTCTGGCCCAGTGGGACTCCAGTGGAAACCAGCCGAACCAGAGCGTGTCAGACCAGCATGACCACTGGGTGGCTTTTCTCTGCACC ATGCTGATCGTTGTGAGTCTGGTAGTGGTCGGTGCTGGACTGATGCTGGTTCCTCTACTGGACagtgaagatgaagaagatcaGGCAGTTTGA